The sequence below is a genomic window from Pleuronectes platessa chromosome 13, fPlePla1.1, whole genome shotgun sequence.
AACGTCCAAACCGGACTCAACGCACATTCATGAGGAAGGTCGTTAGAGGAAGGGGGGTGCACCCTGTTTCAGTATCACGGTTTGATTCTGTCTTTGTCCTCAGGGACGTGGTCATGCCGTCGTTTGTCGTGGTTAATTTGTCCAACGATGGTTACTTCCTGCCACAAGGCCCCGTGGACACGGAGCGCCAACTCCTGGACTTCCTGAACGGGGTTCTGGACGGCAGCATCCAGGTCAGTCTGGAGCAGCTCCCACATGGAGAAGACTCCACGTTACAGTGTTTTCTGAAACATCTGTTTGTCCTGTGTCTCCAGTGTCAGGGAGGAAATGGGGTCGTCCAACGTGTCACACGCCTCGTCTATGACTCAAAACTCCTGCTACAGGTAAGTGGGGACATCATCAGTCCTGCATCCTGTACCTGtcttctgacctctgacctttgtgtcctctgtctgtccagtCGCTGTACGGCAAGTCTCCACTGCTTTGCTTCTTCTTACTCGCCTTCCCGTTTGCCATCGCCACCTTCTTCTGCTACCTGTGCTGTAAAGCCCGAGCCACCACCgatgaagacgaagacgaagacgcATCACAACAAAGCAAAACAGTGACCAGCAAGAAGTCCGACTGACGAGGGGGAGGAGCTGAAACGTCTCTGTCCAATAAAATCAAACCTGTTTCTTATCAATTTGTCCAAGTCTGAGAAACGTTTCACTGAAAACCTACAAAATGATTTGAAAGTGATTTGTCTTTTTACCTCATCAACACAGATGATGAACtataaaagaaggagaagaaatttgatttttaaacatTCTCTCTTACtttgaaatataataatgtaaagTCAAACAATTAAACACCTGGATGTACCTGAATTCATGACATCACTGATGGAACGGTCCACTCAGAGTCCAGCAAAGCTGAAAGATCTTTAACATGTTTAGAGAATAATATCTTGAATCACGTTGaactttttaaacatgtttaattcatgTGTAAAATGCATTAAGATGTTTAATAACTTTTTCTGAATTTTCTTCTGAATTGATCAATTCAAGTGTGTGTCAGATTGTAATGTTTCAATAATTGAAGGGTTTCAACAACTTAAAAATAGAAAAGCTGGAATCTttagaaatgaataaacattcCATTGATAACATTGAGTCCATTGAGTCTCATTCAGTTTAAACTTTACCGAGCAGCGGTCTgggtcttttattttgtagatgaGAGTCAGACCGGATGTGTCGTGGAGCTGCTGgttagctaacagctaacagctaccagCTAAACTTGGACCCGGAGGACGCGCACTCACGGAGCTCGACGCGCATCTCTGTCTCGTGCTCGTGCTCGTGCGCACCTCAGTTCGCTTCTGGAAGCTGCTCGTGCATGCGCACAGTCTCCATGGCTACGGAGGAGTTATACGAGGTGACGCGAGCTAATACTTTAATGCTAATCTTAGCTAGCGGTAGCTTTCAGAGTCAATGTTAAAGTGGTGAACTCAAAGAAACTAACTGGCTAGTTAAATTAACAGGGTAGTTAGCAGCTGGTTAACGTGTTCACGTGACTAGCTGGAGATAAACATAACCGATCGAGTTAGCTCATCGCCACAGTTAGCTTCTGGAAGTAGCTGGTTTTAGCTGGGTGTTAGCTGTTGTTAGCTAGGTGACAGTTGGGTGTTAGCTGTTATTAGCTGGGTGACAGTTGGGTGTTAGCTGAGTGTTAGCTGTTGTTAGCTGGGTGACAGCCGACTGTTAACTGGGTGTTAGCTCGGTGTTAGCTGGGTGTGAGCTAGTGTTAGCTCGGTGATAGCTTGGTGGTAGCTGGTGTTAGCTGGGTGTTAGCTCGGTGTTAGCTGGGTGTGAGCTAGTGTTAGCTCGGTGATAGCTGGGTGTTAGCTAGTGTTAGCTCGGTGATAGCTGGGTGTTAGCTAGTGTTAGCTGGGTGTTAGCTGGGTGAGTCAGGTTGAGTTACTaaatcaaacacagagacacagcagacacatgttCGGGTCAGGGGTCACAGCTTCGAAACCCTGTTGTAGTGTCACAATGATAATATTGTACATTTCTCTCAAATCCCCCGGCACACCAGGAACATTTGAAgaccaatgtgtgtgtgattattgaTGATAATTGATTTTAATgatcttttttcttctgttgttttggtTGATTTGAATGAACTGTGCTGCGGCGCCTCCTGCAGGTGGAGAGGATCATCGAtaagaggaagaacaagaagatGAAGTTGGAGTACCTGGTCCGGTGGAGAGGTTACGGGTCAGAGGAGGACACCTGGGAGCCCGAGAGTCACCTGTCCGCCTGTATGATCCACGTCCATGAGTTCAACCGTCAAAATGCAGTGCGGGAAAAAGACAGTACGTTGCTGCGCTCCACCCGAAGCTCGCAGAGCCTCCACTACATCTCTGCCCACAGACCAGCCTTCAGGCCGCCAGTCACCGCCACAGCTCGCAGTGACATCAGTGTAGTTTTAACTGCCGACTGTAACCAGGTGAGTCCAGCTCACCTGCCTCCCGCTGGACTGACCAGTCCGGCCTCTGGTGGCTCTCGCCAGCCCCTGCTGGCTGACCGGTTCAGCAGTGGCCTGATGTCGGTGGCTCCGGTCTGCTCGGCTCGCCGCAGCGTGGATCTCTCCAAGACTGGCATCAAGATCTTGGTTCCTAAGAGTCCGATGAACAGCCGCCTGGACTCGGAGGAGTCTCCTAGTGAGGCGGCTCATAGTCTGGAGGCCGGACCTCAAGAAGCTCACCAGGTCCCACCTGAGGTCGCTCTTCTGGAGAAACCGTCCGGAGTCCAGCTTGGGCCTGGAGAAGAGAGGGCCCGAATGGGGACCAGACCCCGCTGCCAAaaccctctgccccccccccgggtcCCCGTCACACCTGCTGCCATGCGGTCCCTCAGTGGCACAGGTGAGGTCCTAGGTCACATAGTGTGCATGACTCTGATTGGCTATCAAATTAGCTTGTTTGGACATCTCAGAAATCTAAATCATAATCTTAGTCACAGAAATATGTTCAAAACGACTTTAATGAACTTCTATGAAGAACCTGTTGTTTATAAATGAACATGGTCTGACGTGTGAATGAAGACCACTGACCACCTGTCGGTTTCTTCCAGGTGACATCATcgaggctgctgctgccagtGGGATGTCCGCTGGGCAGAGTGGTGCTGCCGGGGCAACCAGTGTGACCGGGAAGCGTCGTCTGGAGCAGCGCTCGGCGTTCGACAAACGTCTGAGGTTCAGTGTGCGGCAGACAGAGAGTGCTTACCGCTACCGGGACATCGTGGTGAAGAAACAGGACGGCTTCACCCACATCCTGCTTTCCACCAAGAGCTCTGAGAACAACATGCTCAACCCTGAGGTGGGTTCATGCCCCCATCCTAACAACAGATATCATCTTCTAACCCATGACTGTGTGATGTGATCATGCCATCCTCACTTCTAAAATCAAACTTCCAGTTTAAACTCCACGTGTCATGGTGGTCATGTTGTCTCTCCTTGTCTTCATCAGGTGATGAAGGAGATCCAGAGCGCCATGGCCACTGCAGCATCAGACGACAGTAAGCTGGTGCTGGTCAGCGCTGTCGGCGCCGTCTTCTGCTGCGGCCTGGACTTCCTGTATTTCATCAGACGGCTGACGGACGACCGGAAGAAGGAGAGCATCAAAATGGCTGAAACTATCAGGTGAGGCCCCCTGAGGTCACAATGAGACCCTGTCATCCGGTAGAGGTGTTGATCTCTGACGTCTGCTCCTCCACTCCAGGACCTTTGTCAACACCTTCATCCAGTTCAGGAAGCCCATCGTAGCGGCAGTGAACGGGCCAGCGCTCGGCCtcggtgctgccatcttgccaCTCTGTGATGTGGTGTGGGCCAATGAGAAGGCCTGGTTCCAGACGCCCTACACATCCTACGGCCAGACGCCCGACGcctgctcctccttcacctTCCCCCGCATCATGGGCCTGGCCTCGGTCAGTGTCCCTCTGCAGTTAGACTCTCTCACCCCATCgctccactcaccctctctcaccccatctctccactcaccctctctcactccatcgctccactcaccctctctcactccatctctccactcaccctctctcactccatcgctccactcaccctctctcactccatctctccactcaccctctctcactccatcctttcactcaccctctctcaccccatctctccactcaccctctctcactccatcgctccactcaccctctctcactccatctctccactcaccctctctctcactccatctctccattcaccctctctcactccatcgctccactcaccctctctcactccatctctccactcaccctctctcactccatcctttcactcaccctctctcaccccatctctccactcaccctctctcactccatcgctccactcaccctctctcactccatctctccactcaccctctctcactccatcgctccactcaccctctctcactccatctctccactcaccctctctcactccatcctttcactcaccctctctcactccatcgctccactcaccctctctctccccatcgCTTCACTCACTTTCTCTCAACCCATCgctccactcaccctctctcaccccatctctccactcaccctctctcactccatcgctccactcaccctctctcactccatcctttcactcaccctctctcaccccatctctccactcaccctctctcactccatctctccactcaccctctctcaccccatctctccactcaccctctctcactccatctctccactcaccctctctcactccatctctccactcaccctctctcactccatcctttcactcaccctctctcaccccatctctccactcaccctctctcactccatcgctccactcaccctctctcactccatcctttcactcaccctctctcaccccatctctccactcaccctctctcactccatcgctccactcaccctctctcactccatcctttcactcaccctctctcactccatctctccactcaccctctctcactccatcgctccactcaccctctctcactccatcgctccactcaccctctctcactccatctctccactcaccctctctcactccatctctccactcaccctctctcactccatctctccactcaccctctctcactccatctctccattcaccctctctcactccatcgctccactcaccctctctcactccatctctccactcaccctctctcactccatcctttcactcaccctctctcaccccatctctccactcaccctctctcactccatcgctccactcaccctctctcactccatctctccactcaccctctctcactccatcgctccactcaccctctctcactccatctctccactcaccctctctcactccatcctttcactcaccctctctcaccccatctctccactcaccctctctcactccatcgCTCCACTCACCCTCTCACTCCATCgctccactcaccctctctcaccccatcgctccactcaccctctctcaccccatcgctccactcaccctctctcactccatctctccactcaccctctctcactccatcctTTCACTCACCCTCTCACCCCAtctctccactcaccctctctcactccatctctccactcaccctctctcactccattgctccactcaccctctctcactccatcgctccactcaccctctctcactccatcctttcactcaccctctctcaccccatcgctccactcaccctctctcactccatctctccactcaccctctctcaccccaccgctccactcaccctctctcaccccatctctccactcaccctctctcaccccacccctcctctcacCCTAACACGTTAATGGTCCGTGTGTTCCAGGCTAACGAGCTGTTGCTGAGTGGCAGGAAGTTGACGGCTCAGGAGGCGTGTTGTAAAGGTTTGGTGTCTCAGGTTTTGTGGCCGGGAACcttcacacaggaagtgatgctgaGGATCAAAGAACTGGTGTCAGTCGACTCGCTGGTCAGTCAATAAACACAATTACAAACtaatacacactaatacacatcCGCTCCTCTCCTTCACGCTGTGGCTCTGCTGGTTCCTGGTCTGCAGGTTCTGAAGGAGTCCAAAGCCCTGATGAGGAACACCAGCCGCAGTGCTCTGGAGCAAGCTAACGAGCGCGAGTGTGAAGCCCTGAAGAGAGTGTGGGGATCATCACAGGGAACAGACTCCATCCTGCAGTTCCTGCAGCGGAGAACCGAGCTCTGCTAGAACCTCCCCCACCACCTGGACCTGTGACTCAGCACTTCTGAGTTGGATGCAGTGACTCGGCGGGAAAGGCtgaatgtttgtttattgttcaaCTCTAAGTTATGGTTTCAGCTGAACGTttttagcctagcttagcacaaagccTGGAAGCTGGGGGACACTGTTAGCATGGCTCTGCATCTTAAACCCAGGATAGAAGAATGAAGTGTTTCAGTCCTCTGGCTCTAACACATTGAATCAGTGTGAACTGGACAGTTGTCATCTGGTGAAACACAAACCGGTGGTTCTATGGCTTTCTGACAaaacagattattattattcgatTATTTAGGGctaaggaaaaaacacacacaactttctgcttccagtcttaatgctaagctaggctaacgcTGTTCAATCTGATATGAAACTGAACTACAACAGAGGACAGGAGCGTCTCCGTGCAGGAGCAAGACATtaaccctgacctttgacctcagtgtCCTCTGCAGCTCTCCCATCAGGACACGACAGGTTTAAGTCCTGTCACACAGTAAAAGTGCTGAATCATGGGTAAA
It includes:
- the cdyl gene encoding chromodomain Y-like protein, with amino-acid sequence MRTVSMATEELYEVERIIDKRKNKKMKLEYLVRWRGYGSEEDTWEPESHLSACMIHVHEFNRQNAVREKDSTLLRSTRSSQSLHYISAHRPAFRPPVTATARSDISVVLTADCNQVSPAHLPPAGLTSPASGGSRQPLLADRFSSGLMSVAPVCSARRSVDLSKTGIKILVPKSPMNSRLDSEESPSEAAHSLEAGPQEAHQVPPEVALLEKPSGVQLGPGEERARMGTRPRCQNPLPPPRVPVTPAAMRSLSGTGDIIEAAAASGMSAGQSGAAGATSVTGKRRLEQRSAFDKRLRFSVRQTESAYRYRDIVVKKQDGFTHILLSTKSSENNMLNPEVMKEIQSAMATAASDDSKLVLVSAVGAVFCCGLDFLYFIRRLTDDRKKESIKMAETIRTFVNTFIQFRKPIVAAVNGPALGLGAAILPLCDVVWANEKAWFQTPYTSYGQTPDACSSFTFPRIMGLASANELLLSGRKLTAQEACCKGLVSQVLWPGTFTQEVMLRIKELVSVDSLVLKESKALMRNTSRSALEQANERECEALKRVWGSSQGTDSILQFLQRRTELC